A region from the Halosolutus gelatinilyticus genome encodes:
- a CDS encoding glycosyltransferase family 2 protein — protein sequence MDTTLPRNVAAEDDAPRSYVSPDGGLEPTDITADESPSADDRRRPAVGIVAAGEEPESVYRTILRAAEQGFAVYLIAVDPDSEPGRLAARLGAAVVEPRTVAASRLEFEAALFAAAYIDGRSGIIFQREGCPRIDYERTLGAFVPGRFETDAIPEARPVVDRRPRVLAAIPAYNAAETIGSVVREATTHADQVLVVDDGSDDATAERAEGAGALVVRHDRNRGYGGALQTIFAEGRTLAADHLVTLDADGQHDPASIATLVEAQESSGAEIVIGSRFADDSKTRMPRVRSLGLGVINLLTNASLGRFRPRTWVRDTQSGFRSYTWEAVDSLATTADLGSGMGASTDIIYHAHRAGFDFEEIGITIDYDVEHGSSQGALSHGTGLVWNILGHLEWTHPLLVLGLPGTLLAALGTSIAVGSIEQLSAAQVPAISILAPAAFAFAGVTMVLFALFVHAMNTHPSLRSTPYRERSERVRNREDSSEGALVGATVAFDGRP from the coding sequence ATGGACACCACCCTTCCCCGGAACGTCGCGGCCGAAGACGATGCTCCGCGTTCGTACGTCTCCCCCGACGGCGGCCTCGAGCCGACCGATATCACCGCCGACGAGTCGCCGTCGGCCGACGACCGCCGCCGACCCGCGGTCGGCATCGTGGCCGCGGGCGAGGAGCCCGAGTCGGTTTACCGGACGATCCTTCGAGCGGCCGAACAGGGGTTCGCGGTCTACCTCATCGCGGTCGATCCCGACTCCGAACCCGGTCGCCTCGCCGCCCGCCTCGGCGCCGCGGTCGTCGAACCCCGCACCGTCGCCGCGAGCCGGCTCGAGTTCGAGGCGGCCCTCTTCGCGGCGGCGTATATCGACGGCCGCTCCGGGATCATCTTCCAGCGGGAGGGGTGTCCGCGGATCGACTACGAGCGAACCCTGGGAGCGTTCGTCCCGGGCCGGTTCGAGACCGACGCGATTCCGGAGGCGCGGCCGGTCGTCGACCGCCGCCCGCGCGTTCTCGCGGCGATCCCCGCGTACAACGCGGCGGAGACGATCGGCTCGGTCGTCCGGGAAGCGACCACGCACGCGGATCAGGTTCTCGTCGTCGACGACGGGAGCGACGACGCCACGGCCGAGCGCGCCGAGGGGGCCGGTGCGCTCGTCGTCCGTCACGATCGCAACCGCGGCTACGGCGGCGCTCTCCAAACTATCTTCGCGGAGGGACGAACGCTCGCGGCCGACCACCTCGTGACCCTGGACGCCGACGGGCAACACGATCCGGCGTCCATCGCGACGCTCGTCGAGGCCCAGGAGTCGAGCGGCGCCGAGATCGTCATCGGGAGCCGATTCGCGGACGATTCGAAGACGCGGATGCCGCGGGTCCGCTCGCTCGGACTCGGCGTCATTAACCTCCTCACGAACGCGAGCCTGGGACGATTCCGGCCGCGCACGTGGGTTCGGGACACCCAGAGCGGCTTCCGATCATACACGTGGGAGGCCGTCGACTCCCTCGCGACGACCGCCGACCTGGGCAGCGGAATGGGCGCGAGCACGGACATCATTTACCACGCCCATCGCGCGGGATTCGACTTCGAGGAGATCGGAATCACCATCGACTACGACGTCGAGCACGGCAGCTCCCAGGGCGCGCTCTCCCACGGTACCGGACTCGTGTGGAACATTCTCGGCCACCTCGAGTGGACGCACCCCCTGCTCGTGCTGGGGCTTCCGGGAACGCTCCTCGCTGCACTCGGCACGTCGATCGCCGTCGGGTCGATCGAACAGCTGTCCGCCGCGCAGGTGCCGGCGATTTCGATACTCGCGCCAGCTGCGTTCGCGTTCGCCGGGGTAACGATGGTCCTATTCGCGCTGTTCGTCCACGCAATGAACACGCACCCGTCGCTTCGATCGACTCCGTATCGGGAACGCTCGGAGCGCGTCCGAAATCGGGAGGACTCATCCGAAGGCGCTCTCGTCGGCGCGACGGTCGCGTTCGACGGGCGACCATGA
- the mce gene encoding methylmalonyl-CoA epimerase, protein MHFDHAGIATDDARELADLYADLFGLEVAHEEEFNGMRVVFLDCGNGYFELLEPLETGTISRYLENNGSGIHHLALATDDVEGALETARDHDVRLIDEEPRPGAWGHTVAFLHPTDTGGILVEFVEH, encoded by the coding sequence ATGCACTTCGATCACGCCGGCATCGCGACCGACGACGCGCGAGAACTCGCCGACCTGTACGCCGACCTCTTCGGACTCGAGGTGGCCCACGAGGAGGAGTTCAACGGCATGCGCGTCGTCTTTCTCGACTGCGGAAACGGCTACTTCGAACTGCTCGAGCCGCTCGAAACGGGGACCATCTCCCGGTATCTCGAGAACAACGGCTCAGGCATCCACCACCTCGCGCTCGCGACCGACGACGTCGAGGGTGCGCTCGAAACCGCCCGCGACCACGACGTGCGGTTGATCGACGAGGAACCGCGGCCCGGCGCGTGGGGCCACACCGTCGCGTTCCTCCATCCCACAGACACCGGCGGCATCCTCGTCGAGTTCGTCGAACACTGA
- a CDS encoding aldo/keto reductase, with amino-acid sequence MSTGPELETVTTDGAEIPALGFGTARMTGDECRRAVETALEVGYRHVDTAQMYDNEDAVGDALATSDVPREAVFVTTKIDTDNLAYDAALESTRASLDRLGLDAVDLLLIHAPRSHTPLEETIRAMNELQDESVVDHVGVSNFSVDQLHRARTLSETPIVANQVKYHPYHHQTDLLEYCIEHGICLTAYSPLAAGAVPGDDRLAEIGAAHGKSAAQVALRWLLQQPFVAAIPKASSREHIEANADVFDFELSGEEMRDIGDIGGLWDRLAVKLGLR; translated from the coding sequence GTGAGTACCGGACCCGAACTGGAGACCGTGACCACAGACGGCGCCGAAATTCCGGCGCTCGGCTTCGGCACGGCCCGGATGACCGGCGACGAGTGTCGCCGCGCGGTCGAGACGGCGCTCGAGGTCGGTTACCGCCACGTCGACACCGCTCAGATGTACGACAACGAGGACGCGGTCGGCGACGCGCTCGCGACGAGCGACGTCCCCCGCGAGGCCGTGTTCGTCACGACCAAGATCGACACAGACAACCTCGCCTACGACGCCGCCCTCGAATCGACCCGAGCGAGCCTCGATCGCCTGGGTCTCGACGCCGTCGATCTACTCCTGATCCACGCGCCGCGATCGCACACGCCCCTCGAGGAAACGATCCGCGCGATGAACGAGCTACAAGACGAGAGCGTCGTCGACCACGTCGGGGTCAGTAACTTCTCGGTGGACCAGCTCCATCGGGCTCGAACCCTCTCGGAGACGCCGATCGTCGCGAACCAGGTCAAGTACCACCCCTACCACCACCAGACGGACCTCCTCGAATACTGCATCGAGCACGGGATCTGCCTGACCGCGTACAGCCCGCTCGCTGCGGGCGCCGTCCCGGGCGACGATCGGCTCGCCGAGATCGGCGCCGCTCACGGCAAGTCCGCCGCGCAGGTCGCGCTGCGGTGGCTCCTCCAGCAACCGTTCGTCGCGGCGATCCCGAAGGCGTCGAGCCGCGAGCACATCGAGGCGAACGCGGACGTGTTCGACTTCGAGCTGTCGGGCGAGGAGATGCGCGACATCGGCGATATCGGCGGCCTCTGGGATCGACTGGCCGTCAAACTGGGACTGCGGTGA
- a CDS encoding glycosyltransferase family 2 protein — MSAATTDERADERETLPISVCITTKDNADIIRRCLESVQDWTDEIVVVDSDSQDGTIEICEEYGADVYQHEFKGFGDIKTKSIEHASNDWVLILDSDEEVPPALRREIFDVFGSPGIVGFYIRKREHILGAWSHQYHVKQPVLANRRVLYYQQEHLWERPTISDEYAERTRDLKHAINNYTVERVSEREAKMMQYSALEAFQIVELNKPGNPAVLLAKGIAAALYRLVIGRAALDGYRGFYMAFTDINHYVSTYAKIKDIERLRKRRPKDWKEIWLEEECGR; from the coding sequence ATGAGCGCCGCGACGACCGACGAACGGGCGGACGAGCGGGAAACGCTGCCGATCTCCGTCTGTATCACGACGAAGGACAACGCCGATATAATCAGGCGGTGCCTCGAGAGCGTCCAGGACTGGACGGACGAGATCGTCGTCGTGGACAGCGACAGCCAGGACGGGACGATCGAGATCTGCGAGGAGTACGGCGCCGACGTCTACCAGCACGAGTTCAAGGGGTTCGGTGACATCAAGACGAAGTCGATCGAACACGCCTCGAACGATTGGGTGCTCATTCTGGACTCGGACGAGGAGGTGCCGCCGGCCCTCCGGCGGGAGATTTTCGACGTCTTCGGCTCGCCGGGTATCGTCGGCTTCTACATCCGAAAGCGCGAGCACATCCTCGGGGCGTGGTCCCACCAGTATCACGTCAAGCAGCCGGTGCTGGCGAACAGGCGGGTGCTGTACTACCAACAGGAACACCTGTGGGAGCGGCCGACGATCAGCGACGAGTACGCCGAGCGGACGAGGGACCTTAAGCACGCGATCAACAACTACACGGTCGAACGGGTCTCCGAGCGAGAGGCGAAGATGATGCAGTACAGCGCCCTGGAGGCGTTCCAGATCGTCGAGCTGAACAAGCCCGGCAACCCCGCCGTTTTGCTGGCGAAAGGGATCGCTGCGGCGCTCTATCGACTCGTCATCGGACGGGCCGCGCTGGACGGCTATCGCGGGTTCTACATGGCGTTTACGGATATTAATCACTACGTCTCGACGTACGCGAAAATCAAAGATATCGAACGACTGCGGAAACGACGGCCGAAAGATTGGAAGGAGATTTGGTTGGAAGAAGAATGTGGTCGATAA
- a CDS encoding 2-oxoacid:ferredoxin oxidoreductase subunit beta: protein MSSDVRFTDFKSDKQPTWCPGCGDFGTMNGMMKALAETGNDPDNTFVVAGIGCSGKIGTYMHSYALHGVHGRALPVGTGVKMARPDIEVMVAGGDGDGYSIGAGHFVHAVRRNVDMSYVVMDNRIYGLTKGQASPTSRSDFETSTTPEGPKQPPVNPLALALASGATFIAQSFASDALRHQEIVQQAIEHDGFGFVNVFSPCVTFNDVDTYDYFRDNLVDLQEDEDHDPNDYKAAEKVILDSEKEYQGVMYQDDESVPYHELHGVTENMSDIPEDAPEDAMDLVREFY from the coding sequence ATGAGCTCAGACGTTCGATTCACCGACTTCAAATCCGACAAGCAACCGACGTGGTGTCCCGGCTGCGGCGACTTCGGGACGATGAACGGCATGATGAAAGCCTTAGCCGAAACCGGCAACGACCCCGACAACACGTTCGTCGTCGCCGGGATCGGCTGTTCCGGCAAGATCGGGACCTACATGCACAGCTACGCGCTGCACGGGGTCCACGGCCGCGCGCTCCCGGTCGGCACCGGCGTCAAGATGGCCCGTCCCGACATCGAGGTCATGGTCGCCGGCGGCGACGGCGACGGCTACTCGATCGGCGCCGGCCACTTCGTCCACGCCGTCCGCCGCAACGTCGACATGTCCTACGTCGTCATGGACAACCGCATCTACGGGCTGACCAAGGGGCAGGCCTCGCCGACCTCGCGATCGGACTTCGAGACCTCGACGACCCCCGAAGGGCCGAAGCAGCCGCCGGTCAACCCGCTCGCGCTCGCGCTCGCCTCCGGGGCGACCTTCATCGCCCAGTCGTTCGCCTCGGACGCGCTGCGCCACCAGGAGATCGTCCAGCAGGCGATCGAACACGACGGCTTCGGCTTCGTCAACGTCTTCAGCCCCTGCGTCACCTTCAACGACGTCGACACCTACGACTACTTCCGCGACAACCTGGTCGACCTTCAGGAGGACGAGGATCACGACCCGAACGACTACAAGGCCGCCGAGAAGGTCATCCTCGACAGCGAGAAGGAGTACCAGGGCGTGATGTACCAGGACGACGAGTCGGTCCCGTACCACGAACTCCACGGCGTCACGGAGAACATGTCCGACATCCCGGAGGACGCCCCCGAGGACGCGATGGACCTGGTTCGCGAGTTCTACTGA
- a CDS encoding DUF6517 family protein yields MRTSRRSLLAAGGTGALALTAGCLDFVLGNGPLEFDAERAAPTPAALEDTEYEEREVETGAIDETVEVGVEREVRASYWASSYAKAIEYEGEAREAGVFAAVSLPEIAVADRSFNPIDDMSNEELLTEFFDRVDGGAAIENVRHDDSFTLEILEGTRDVAVFVGETDFAGERVDVELQLATFDHEDDSIVLLGSYPELFVEESAAIEVLMESVEHPV; encoded by the coding sequence ATGAGGACTTCTCGCCGATCGCTACTAGCCGCAGGGGGAACTGGGGCACTCGCACTGACTGCCGGCTGTCTGGATTTCGTGCTCGGCAACGGCCCGCTCGAGTTCGACGCCGAGCGCGCCGCACCGACGCCAGCGGCGCTCGAGGATACCGAGTACGAGGAGCGCGAGGTCGAGACCGGCGCGATCGACGAGACCGTCGAGGTCGGTGTCGAACGGGAGGTTCGGGCGAGCTACTGGGCGTCTTCGTACGCGAAGGCGATCGAATACGAGGGCGAAGCTCGCGAGGCGGGCGTGTTCGCCGCCGTGTCGCTCCCGGAGATCGCCGTCGCCGACCGCTCGTTCAATCCGATCGACGACATGTCGAACGAGGAGCTACTCACGGAGTTCTTCGACCGGGTGGACGGCGGGGCAGCGATCGAGAACGTTCGACACGACGACTCGTTCACGCTCGAGATCCTCGAGGGGACGCGCGACGTCGCCGTCTTCGTCGGCGAAACGGACTTCGCCGGCGAGCGGGTCGACGTCGAACTCCAGCTGGCGACGTTCGATCACGAGGACGACAGCATCGTGTTGCTCGGGAGCTACCCCGAACTGTTCGTCGAGGAATCGGCGGCGATCGAGGTGTTGATGGAGTCCGTCGAGCATCCGGTCTGA
- a CDS encoding polysaccharide deacetylase family protein, translated as MYHSVGGGFYDDVSPGRFRRQLEQLTRKYDVVDLPAVLEETADTRVALTFDDGTVDFYETVRPMLQEFDVPATVFVVADSIGNAEFLQDEWFDYEYMTEAQLVDLADDELVTIGNHSKSHRKLDTLSAGELETEIAESKLELEERLGIDVDRFCYPQGEYSATAVDLVRDTHRFAVAGLNEIRVGPESDPCLLPRINGAGEPKQLRWEFTDCSAFLAGTMFDLQNGHR; from the coding sequence ATGTATCACTCCGTCGGCGGCGGGTTTTACGACGACGTTTCCCCGGGCCGGTTTCGAAGGCAGCTCGAGCAGCTCACCCGGAAGTACGACGTCGTCGATCTGCCGGCCGTGCTGGAAGAGACCGCCGACACCAGGGTCGCGCTGACGTTCGACGACGGAACCGTCGATTTTTACGAGACCGTCCGACCGATGCTCCAGGAGTTCGACGTCCCGGCGACCGTGTTCGTCGTCGCCGATAGCATCGGAAACGCGGAGTTCCTTCAGGACGAGTGGTTCGACTACGAGTATATGACGGAAGCCCAGCTCGTCGATCTCGCCGACGACGAGCTCGTGACGATCGGGAACCACTCGAAGTCCCACCGGAAACTCGATACGCTCTCCGCAGGCGAGCTGGAAACCGAGATCGCGGAATCCAAGCTTGAACTCGAGGAGCGACTGGGGATCGACGTGGACCGATTCTGCTACCCGCAGGGCGAGTACTCGGCGACGGCCGTGGACCTCGTCCGCGACACTCACCGGTTCGCGGTGGCGGGACTGAACGAAATTCGAGTCGGGCCGGAGTCGGACCCGTGCCTGCTCCCGCGGATCAACGGCGCCGGCGAGCCGAAACAGCTCCGGTGGGAGTTCACCGACTGCAGCGCCTTCCTCGCGGGGACGATGTTCGACCTGCAGAACGGGCACCGCTGA
- a CDS encoding 2-oxoacid:acceptor oxidoreductase subunit alpha, with product MAEDLNWAIGGEAGDGIDSTGKIFAQALSRAGRHVYTSKDFASRIRGGYTAYKIRTSVDDVQSVVDRLDILVALTQRTIDENLDELHEGSAIIYDGERSWEAEIPDEMTAVDVPLKSLAEDAGGAIMRNIVALGAACAITGFDVEYLDEALEKRFGGKGSKIVENNKEAARLGQEHVEENYDLDHLGYNLETTDNDYVLLNGNEAIGMGAIAAGCRFYAGYPITPATSIMEYLTGRLEDYGGHVVQAEDELSAINMSLGAARAGARSMTATSGAGIDLMTETFGLVATSETPLVICDVQRSGPSTGMPTKQEQGDLNLTLYGGHGEVPRFVVAPTSITECFWKTIEAFNLAEKYQTPVFLVSDLAMSVTEQTFPPEEFDMDAVEIDRGKLVDQDEVDEWLDEQGRFRAHAVTDDGVSPRAIPGTIDGAHMSTGLEHDELGRRTEDQGERVQQVDKRYRKVETAQEREEWDYREFGDPDAENLVVSWGSNEGALVEALGYLEDEGVDVRVISVPYIFPRPDLSEEIEAAADVIVVECNATGQFADLLEHDTLTRVKRINKYTGVRFKADELAEEITEQLAAEVPA from the coding sequence ATGGCTGAGGATCTCAACTGGGCGATCGGAGGCGAGGCCGGAGACGGAATCGACTCCACCGGAAAGATTTTCGCTCAGGCACTGTCCCGAGCCGGACGGCACGTCTACACGTCGAAAGACTTCGCATCGCGCATCAGGGGCGGGTACACCGCATACAAGATCCGGACCTCGGTCGACGACGTCCAGAGCGTCGTCGATCGGCTGGACATCCTCGTCGCCCTGACACAGCGGACGATCGACGAAAATCTCGACGAACTCCACGAGGGGAGCGCGATCATCTACGACGGCGAGCGCTCCTGGGAGGCCGAGATCCCTGACGAGATGACGGCGGTCGACGTCCCGCTGAAATCGCTCGCCGAGGACGCCGGCGGCGCGATCATGCGCAACATCGTCGCGCTCGGCGCGGCCTGCGCGATCACCGGCTTCGACGTCGAGTACCTGGACGAGGCCCTGGAGAAGCGCTTCGGCGGCAAGGGCTCGAAGATCGTCGAGAACAACAAGGAAGCCGCCCGTCTCGGCCAGGAGCACGTCGAGGAGAACTACGACCTCGACCACCTCGGCTACAACCTCGAGACGACCGATAACGATTACGTCCTGCTGAACGGCAACGAGGCGATCGGCATGGGTGCGATCGCCGCGGGCTGTCGGTTCTACGCCGGCTACCCCATCACGCCCGCGACGTCGATCATGGAGTACCTGACCGGACGGCTCGAGGACTACGGCGGCCACGTCGTCCAGGCCGAAGACGAACTCTCGGCGATCAACATGTCCCTCGGCGCCGCACGCGCCGGGGCTCGATCGATGACCGCCACGTCCGGCGCGGGGATCGACCTCATGACCGAGACGTTCGGCCTGGTCGCGACCAGCGAGACGCCGCTGGTCATCTGCGACGTCCAGCGCTCCGGCCCCTCGACGGGGATGCCGACGAAGCAAGAGCAAGGCGACCTCAACCTAACGCTGTACGGCGGCCACGGCGAGGTTCCGCGGTTCGTCGTCGCTCCGACCTCGATCACCGAGTGCTTCTGGAAGACCATCGAGGCGTTCAACCTAGCCGAGAAGTACCAGACGCCGGTCTTCCTCGTCTCCGACCTCGCGATGTCCGTCACCGAGCAGACGTTCCCGCCGGAGGAGTTCGACATGGACGCGGTCGAGATCGATCGCGGCAAACTCGTCGATCAGGACGAGGTCGACGAGTGGCTCGACGAGCAGGGCCGATTCCGCGCCCACGCCGTCACCGACGACGGGGTCAGCCCGCGCGCGATCCCCGGCACGATCGACGGCGCGCACATGTCGACCGGGCTCGAGCACGACGAACTGGGCCGCCGGACCGAGGACCAGGGCGAGCGCGTCCAGCAGGTCGACAAGCGCTACCGCAAGGTCGAGACCGCCCAGGAGCGAGAGGAATGGGACTACCGCGAGTTCGGCGATCCCGACGCGGAGAACCTCGTCGTCTCGTGGGGATCGAACGAGGGCGCGCTCGTCGAAGCCCTCGGCTACCTCGAGGACGAGGGCGTCGACGTCCGCGTGATCTCGGTGCCGTACATCTTCCCGCGACCGGACTTGAGCGAGGAGATCGAGGCCGCGGCGGACGTGATCGTCGTCGAGTGTAACGCGACCGGTCAGTTCGCGGACCTCCTCGAGCACGACACCCTTACCCGCGTCAAGCGCATCAACAAGTATACCGGCGTCCGCTTCAAGGCGGACGAACTCGCCGAAGAGATCACCGAACAACTCGCAGCAGAGGTGCCTGCCTAA
- a CDS encoding glycosyltransferase family 4 protein: protein MMSSQPELRGDYERISDLLLDRYPNVRRVGVLISTLDEAEGVASVVIPQLAELNEANISTSVYLFDYVTEVDSDVVSLGNDALSSRMRRAEYFVNPLRIGRSALELKDEDLLIVHQPILTIPAVLTQYLFDTPVVFVNHRSPVDEGAFLHPLHELASLSDTVVSVSKYSRDGFANRYGVTGPVIYNTVGGSYNENVDGSAVRRKHSLGDDPVILYVGRISPEKNIEKLISVYEYVLREFPDAVLLAVGRTDDRAYKERLDALAATSNGTVIMTGRVSEEELPQYYAAADVYATCSTLEGFNLTIVEAEQCGTPTVAFDIGPHAEVQSYGRTVEPRNLPAFADAVLELLRS from the coding sequence ATGATGTCCTCACAGCCGGAACTCCGCGGAGATTACGAGCGCATCTCCGACCTATTACTCGACAGGTACCCGAACGTCCGACGCGTCGGCGTTCTCATCTCCACGCTCGACGAAGCGGAGGGCGTCGCCAGCGTAGTGATTCCGCAACTCGCGGAGTTGAACGAGGCGAACATTAGCACGAGCGTGTACCTGTTCGATTACGTTACCGAGGTAGACAGCGATGTCGTTTCTCTGGGCAATGACGCTCTCTCGAGTCGAATGCGAAGAGCGGAATACTTCGTAAACCCGCTGCGGATCGGGCGCTCTGCGCTCGAGCTCAAGGACGAGGATCTGCTCATCGTCCACCAACCGATACTCACCATTCCCGCCGTTCTCACCCAGTACCTCTTCGATACGCCCGTGGTTTTCGTCAATCACCGATCACCGGTCGACGAGGGTGCGTTTCTCCACCCGTTGCACGAACTGGCGTCGCTTTCGGATACGGTTGTGTCGGTCAGCAAGTACAGCCGGGACGGATTCGCGAACCGATACGGGGTTACTGGGCCGGTGATTTACAATACCGTCGGCGGATCGTACAACGAAAACGTCGACGGGAGCGCCGTCCGCAGAAAGCACTCGCTCGGAGACGATCCCGTGATACTCTACGTGGGACGGATCTCCCCCGAAAAGAACATCGAGAAGCTGATCTCCGTCTACGAGTACGTCCTCCGCGAGTTTCCGGACGCAGTCCTCCTCGCCGTCGGCCGAACGGACGACCGAGCGTACAAGGAGCGATTGGACGCCCTGGCGGCTACCAGCAACGGTACCGTGATCATGACCGGACGAGTTTCGGAGGAGGAGCTCCCACAATACTACGCCGCGGCAGACGTGTACGCGACTTGCTCTACACTCGAGGGATTTAACCTCACAATCGTGGAAGCCGAACAGTGTGGAACGCCGACGGTCGCCTTCGATATCGGACCGCACGCGGAAGTACAATCGTACGGTCGGACGGTCGAGCCGAGAAATCTCCCGGCGTTTGCGGATGCGGTGCTCGAGCTGTTGAGGTCGTAG
- a CDS encoding glycosyltransferase, whose protein sequence is MSPAFSVLMPVYAGDDPSHLEAALRSVVDQSVRPDEIVIVEDGPLTDALSDVLDSYERAQGDHFSRYRLRENVGIGNALRVGVRRCEHELVARMDADDISVPDRFERQLAVFERRPDVDVVGGYIAEFDDDPDDCFACRIVPTNHTSIAARARFRNPMNHITVMARRRAILEAGNYRDFLGMEDYDLWVRMLSNEATFANVPSVLAKARIDRDYGQRGGLSVTKAEVRLQRSFYRSGFIDAPILLYNLLTRASVRLLPKRIRGRLITRYTRTPG, encoded by the coding sequence ATGAGCCCCGCGTTTTCGGTACTGATGCCGGTGTACGCAGGCGACGATCCGTCGCACCTCGAGGCCGCCCTCCGGAGCGTCGTCGACCAGTCGGTCCGGCCGGACGAGATCGTGATCGTCGAGGACGGGCCGCTCACCGACGCGCTGAGCGACGTCCTGGACTCGTACGAGCGAGCGCAGGGGGACCACTTCTCGCGGTACCGGCTGCGCGAAAACGTCGGCATCGGGAACGCGCTTCGGGTCGGCGTACGCCGGTGCGAGCACGAACTCGTCGCGCGGATGGACGCCGACGATATCAGCGTTCCCGATCGATTCGAACGCCAGCTGGCCGTCTTCGAACGGCGCCCCGACGTCGACGTCGTCGGCGGCTACATCGCCGAGTTCGACGACGATCCGGACGACTGCTTCGCATGCCGAATCGTCCCCACGAACCACACTTCGATCGCCGCTCGAGCCCGGTTTCGAAACCCGATGAACCACATCACCGTGATGGCCCGCCGCCGCGCGATTCTCGAGGCCGGAAACTACCGGGACTTCCTCGGCATGGAGGATTACGACCTCTGGGTTCGAATGCTATCGAACGAAGCGACGTTCGCCAACGTCCCGTCCGTGCTCGCGAAGGCGCGGATCGACCGGGACTACGGCCAACGCGGCGGACTCTCGGTCACGAAGGCGGAAGTCCGTCTCCAGCGGAGCTTCTACCGGTCCGGGTTCATCGACGCGCCGATCCTCCTCTACAACCTCCTCACGCGCGCTTCGGTTCGGTTGCTGCCGAAGCGAATCCGCGGCCGGCTTATCACGCGGTACACGAGGACACCCGGCTAG
- a CDS encoding FAD-dependent oxidoreductase — MNGTPVAVESVREVGPDTIALELETPGDFDALPGQFVLLRAAPGVDDQTAADEDDVVMRHYTLSSPSVDETFELTVGIDPDGELSPWLADLDGGETVHVEGPFGTITYERDRDVVAVAGGPGVGPAVAIAEAAHDAGYDATVVYQDDDPAHVDRLEAIEEEGVAVEIIGADADDELAEAIASHHGEGQVYAFGFEDFVRAVADAIDDAGGDSDEALIENFG, encoded by the coding sequence ATGAACGGAACGCCAGTTGCCGTCGAATCGGTCCGCGAGGTGGGGCCGGACACCATCGCACTCGAACTCGAAACGCCCGGCGATTTCGACGCGCTTCCGGGCCAGTTCGTCCTCCTGCGGGCCGCTCCCGGAGTCGACGATCAGACGGCCGCCGACGAGGACGACGTCGTCATGCGACACTACACGCTGTCGTCGCCCTCGGTCGACGAGACGTTCGAACTCACCGTCGGCATCGACCCCGACGGCGAACTCTCGCCGTGGCTCGCGGACCTGGACGGCGGCGAGACGGTCCACGTCGAGGGGCCGTTCGGCACGATCACCTACGAGCGCGATCGAGATGTCGTCGCGGTCGCCGGCGGCCCGGGCGTCGGCCCCGCCGTCGCGATCGCCGAGGCGGCCCACGACGCGGGCTACGACGCGACCGTCGTCTACCAGGACGACGACCCGGCTCACGTCGATCGACTCGAGGCGATCGAGGAAGAGGGCGTCGCGGTCGAGATTATCGGCGCGGACGCCGACGACGAACTGGCCGAGGCGATCGCCTCTCACCACGGCGAGGGACAGGTCTACGCGTTCGGCTTCGAGGACTTCGTCAGAGCCGTCGCGGACGCGATCGACGACGCCGGCGGCGACTCGGACGAAGCGCTGATCGAAAACTTCGGCTAG